The proteins below are encoded in one region of Drosophila santomea strain STO CAGO 1482 chromosome 2R, Prin_Dsan_1.1, whole genome shotgun sequence:
- the LOC120444829 gene encoding protein mahjong isoform X1, protein MSEGSGSENANAAEAAAEAEAATEAALMAEAVAVAYQSDDEEQAEGDDTQEAEAEAGDNQEEDAAEQQDGGEQEAEEDADGDDAMSVENAENESDSGGNAEETAAADRRQATKKELTQIIDKWEQQQTQNGYDPVPTLRSLAEIFEREKDVYRRKDPDPLDSRHPYRADPSCQYGLLLKLLFRKDTFMGKLLNDYLRENYFSRQNVSRSSLELNILACRLILEIMPGMETSAVFQTAEGDGTINRIYSWAEDSIEPLQSYATGLLAEAMEVSDIAINFRDQNIRLVPKMIKRLHMLLAISKSATSDVNTSMHNLSADSSTTGMLSWVACASNASAPQSPQHNGSGMGASSSQHGDASNMSILFENSRDAFCVSRYYKRMYIPLHPATADTSQMLIMRFLTSLGEYQEFLAMAFENNVMQLIFGYLENLDRRDTCLAYEVLKYLASLLCHKKFALEFIAHGGLELLLKVPRPSLATTGVSIAIYYLAYCEDAMERICSMQRPLISELVRYALWILGRCHDSSKCHATMFFSLSFQFKVILDEFDAQDGLRKLYNVISVLKILDPSHNDSDNDSDINEDVECASRQMVRHVCVALKRYMEAHFFYKYNSFLCQTNAASPSPSSAHYFNQNPTVAAKLTFDQLHDQIRTLQEHTSIRAHWQPVDQLMKLGGITMLLRIIAFSYDWVNSGRSETVRAALDVLSVCCIIPRVYVVLCERLLMLDKTTTSGFCSVLGAAAGEITSDAEVIKSALAVLCHCVCSPIIRKDSGTSLIKFGTSSRKNKANHKYAEELIERVWESVCSNNGIVVLLSLMQTKGPITDADCIRGMACRALAGLARSDRVRQIVSKLPLFASGQLQTLMRDPILQEKRAEHVIFQKYALELLERVSGKTKPLNNPLDPSLSNMHKANVIAQTRIQYNKQQLYQLIFEHLESNGLSQTAQMLQREVGLPLQTPTTRSFHQSPFDYKSLPGGSSSVSRNRLRSRMQDVNAAIMGSGDLNKSFGEDFSPAGAGGSNAAEGVSIPNFGSLNTTQTPIKIRRTDRSSVSRSIQKQTLEPGGMLVGLPEDGQLHPKRITLNTIVTEYLTNQHSLCNNPVTTCPQFDLYEPHKCPDPKPSRLLSSNYNLTSRHARTQAGFNTSRFDRRYVHTHFSPWRSIRSADYEDLEFTCCDLVGKYIIVGTQQGDGRVFNMNDGVEQFFSNCHNFSVDAIKANRAGDLVITSSFWRTPTSILWSIADDEFKLKLRLPDVTYCEFSQTAQDRLLGTQNECATLFDINTGSKVASFTPTIPNLYTKNRATLCRTDELILSDGVLWDVRSGKEIHKFDKFNQCISGVFHPNCLEIIANTEVWDLRTFHLLQTVPVLDQRNCTFSPMHVIYGASLGADRDHDMETTTYDTSFNVLDAYDYSSIATIDVKRNINDLSVSANGSLIAVVEDYSGYESKQETYVKIYAVGVKKSERSEEEDDEEVPESDEDGSDTGSENTFAIGQNFMGFPLLRNLNGSDNDDDGDLDDDDDDGEPLDSDDDMDDDDGSGDDDGDFDDVFEYFERGSSDGNSRSLDSVRVRLVFSPSLD, encoded by the exons ATGTCTGAGGGCAGCGGTAGTGAGAATGCAAACGCAGCAGAGGCTGCGGCCGAGGCAGAGGCGGCGACTGAGGCGGCATTGATGGCCGAAGCGGTGGCTGTGGCCTACCAGAGCGACGACGAGGAGCAGGCAGAGGGCGACGACACgcaggaggcggaggcggaggcgggCGATAACCAGGAAGAGGACGCCGCTGAACAACAGGATGGGGGGGAACAAGAGGCCGAGGAAGACGCTGATGGTGACGACGCCATGAGCgtggaaaatgcggaaaacgAGAGCGATAGCGGTGGAAATGCGGAGGAAACCGCCGCCGCCGACCGTCGCCAGGCCACCAAGAAGGAGCTCACCCAGATCATCGACAAGTGGGAGCAACAGCAGACCCAAAATGGATACGATCCAGTACCCACTCTCAGGAG CCTGGCGGAGATCTTCGAGCGTGAGAAGGACGTGTATCGGCGCAAGGATCCGGATCCTTTGGACTCACGCCATCCATATAGAGCCGATCCCAGCTGTCAGTACGGATTGCTGCTCAAGCTGCTCTTTCGGAAGGATACCTTTATGGGCAAA CTCCTCAACGACTACCTGCGGGAGAACTATTTCAGTCGCCAGAATGTCAGTCGCAGCTCTTTGGAATTAAACATCCTGGCCTGCCGCCTTATCCTGGAGATAATGCCTGGAATGGAAACGTCAGCTGTATTTCAGACCGCCGAAGGGGATGGAACCATCAATCGCATATACTCTTGGGCGGAGGACAGCATTGAACCGCTTCAGAGCTATGCCACCGGTCTTTTAGCCGAAGCCATGGAAGTGAGCGACATTGCCATCAATTTTCGTGATCAGAATATTCGCTTGGTGCCCAAGATGATTAAGCGTCTGCACATGCTGCTGGCGATCAGCAAGAGCGCCACTTCGGATGTCAATACGTCGATGCATAATCTGTCGGCAGACAGCAGTACGACGGGGATGCTTAGCTGGGTGGCGTGCGCCAGTAATGCATCAGCTCCTCAATCCCCGCAGCACAATGGCAGTGGGATGGGAGCAAGTTCCTCGCAGCATGGAGACGCCTCTAATATGTCGATTCTTTTTGAGAACAGCAGAGATGCTTTTTGCGTATCTCGCTATTACAAAAGGATGTATATTCCTTTGCACCCGGCCACAGCGGATACCAGCCAAATGTTAATTATGCGCTTCCTGACCAGTCTTGGCGAATATCAAGAGTTCCTAGCCATGGCCTTCGAGAACAATGTGATGCAGCTAATTTTTGGATATCTGGAGAACTTGGATCGCAGGGACACCTGCTTGGCCTACGAAGTTTTAAAGTATCTGGCTTCCCTTCTTTGCCACAAGAAGTTTGCTTTAGAGTTTATTGCACACGGTGGACTGGAG CTTCTTTTAAAAGTGCCCCGCCCCAGTTTGGCGACCACTGGTGTGTCTATCGCCATCTACTACTTAGCATACTGTGAGGACGCCATGGAACGGATATGCAGTATGCAAAGACCACTTATTTCAGAACTGGTGCGCTATGCTCTTTGGATTCTGGGTCGTTGCCATGACTCCTCCAAGTGTCATGCCACTATGTTCTTCAGTCTGAGCTTCCAGTTTAAGGTCATATTGGATGAATTTGATGCCCAGGATGGGTTAAGAAAGCTGTACAATGTC ATATCCGTACTGAAGATTCTTGATCCGAGCCACAACGACAGCGACAACGATTCTGATATCAACGAAGACGTAGAATGTGCTTCCCGACAAATGGTGCGCCACGTCTGCGTAGCCCTCAAGCGGTATATGGAGGCCCATTTCTTCTACAAGTACAATAGCTTTCTGTGCCAGACAAATGCGGCATCACCGTCACCGTCTTCAGCCCACTATTTTAATCAGAATCCTACCGTTGCTGCTAAACTGACCTTCGACCAGTTGCACGATCAGATTCGTACGCTCCAGGAGCACACTTCTATCCGGGCACATTGGCAACCGGTGGATCAGCTGATGAAGCTAGGTGGAATTACCATGCTACTTAGGATCATCGCCTTCAGTTACGATTGGGTGAACAGTGGACGCTCCGAGACGGTGCGTGCGGCTCTGGACGTGCTCAGCGTTTGCTGTATTATCCCAAGAGTTTATGTTGTGCTCTGTGAGCGCCTGCTGATGCTAGACAAGACCACTACCTCCGGATTTTGCTCAGTTTTGGGCGCTGCTGCAGGAGAGATAACCTCGGATGCAGAGGTTATCAAATCGGCGTTGGCAGTGCTGTGCCACTGTGTTTGCTCTCCGATCATCCGCAAGGACAGCGGCACCAGCCTGATTAAGTTTGGAACGTCCTCCAGGAAGAATAAGGCCAACCACAAGTACGCCGAGGAGCTGATCGAACGTGTTTGGGAGTCGGTGTGCTCTAACAATGGCATTGTAGTTTTGTTATCGCTGATGCAAACAAAAGGGCCCATTACGGATGCGGACTGCATACGAGGCATGGCCTGTAGGGCCTTGGCGGGTCTTGCTCGCTCCGATCGGGTCAGACAGATCGTCAGCAAGCTTCCACTTTTCGCTAGCGGACAACTCCAGACACTGATGCGGGATCCCATACTCCAGGAGAAGCGCGCGGAACACGTAATCTTCCAAAAGTACGCATTAGAGTTGCTAGAACGAGTGTCGGGTAAGACGAAACCGCTGAACAATCCCTTGGACCCATCGCTGTCCAACATGCACAAGGCCAATGTAATCGCTCAGACGCGCATCCAGTACAACAAACAGCAGCTATATCAGCTTATCTTCGAACACCTGGAGAGCAATGGTCTCTCCCAGACAGCCCAAATGCTGCAACGAGAGGTGGGTCTTCCACTGCAGACTCCCACTACGCGGAGTTTCCATCAATCACCTTTCGACTACAAATCTCTTCCCGGTGGGAGTAGTTCGGTGTCCAGAAATCGTCTGCGAAGCCGCATGCAAGATGTGAACGCAGCGATAATGGGCAGTGGAGACTTGAACAAAAGTTTTGGTGAGGACTTCTCGCCCGCTGGAGCCGGTGGTAGCAATGCGGCCGAAGGAGTCAGTATACCAAATTTTGGCTCCCTTAACACAACGCAGACACCCATAAAAATAAGGAGAACGGATAGGAGTTCGGTCAGCCGCTCAATCCAGAAGCAGACATTGGAGCCTGGTGGCATGTTAGTTGGTCTTCCTGAAGATGGTCAACTGCACCCCAAGAGGATCACCCTAAATACAATCGTTACGGAATACCTCACCAACCAACACTCGCTGTGCAACAATCCAGTGACGACCTGCCCCCAGTTTGATTTGTACGAGCCGCACAAATGTCCAGATCCAAAGCCCAGTCGCTTATTGAGCTCGAATTACAACCTGACCAGCCGGCATGCTCGAACGCAAGCTGGATTTAATACCAGTCGCTTTGACCGTCGCTATGTACACACGCACTTTTCTCCATGGCGCAGTATTCGATCGGCGGACTACGAGGACCTGGAGTTTACCTGTTGCGATTTGGTGGGTAAATACATCATTGTGGGAACGCAGCAGGGCGACGGACGAGTGTTCAACATGAACGACGGCGTGGAGCAGTTCTTCTCCAACTGCCACAACTTTAGCGTGGATGCTATAAAGGCTAACCGAGCCGGAGATCTGGTCATCACATCTAGCTTCTGGCGCACACCTACCAGCATTCTGTGGTCCATTGCGGACGATGAGTTCAAGCTAAAATTGCGTCTTCCCGATGTCACCTACTGTGAGTTTAGTCAAACGGCGCAGGATCGTCTGCTGGGCACTCAGAATGAG TGCGCCACGCTTTTTGACATAAACACTGGTTCCAAGGTGGCATCGTTTACGCCTACCATACCTAATCTCTACACCAAAAACAGAGCAACTCTTTGCCGAACCGATGAGCTGATTTTGTCGG ATGGCGTTCTTTGGGATGTGCGTTCCGGAAAGGAGATCCACAAGTTCGACAAGTTTAATCAGTGCATATCAGGTGTCTTCCATCCAAACTGTCTGGAG ATCATCGCCAATACTGAGGTGTGGGACCTGCGCACCTTCCATTTGCTGCAGACAGTGCCGGTGCTGGACCAGCGCAACTGCACCTTCTCACCGATGCATGTGATCTACGGGGCTAGCTTGGGGGCGGATAGGGATCATGACATGGAGACGACCACCTACGATACCAGCTTCAACGTTCTGGACGCCTACGACTACTCGAGCATTGCGACCATTGACGTTAAACGCAACATAAACGATCTGAGCGTCAGCGCCAACGGGAGTCTGATCGCCGTGGTCGAAGACTACAGCGGCTACGAGTCCAAACAGGAGACCTACGTGAAGATCTATGCTGTGGGCGTTAAAAAGAGCGAGCGCTCGGAAGAG GAAGATGATGAGGAGGTGCCCGAATCTGATGAGGACGGTTCGGATACGGGCTCCGAGAACA CTTTTGCTATAGGTCAAAATTTCATGGGTTTTCCCCTGCTTCGTAACCTCAATGGCTCGGACAACGATGACGACGGAGACCTcgatgatgacgacgatgatggTGAGCCGCTGGACTCCGATGACGATatggacgacgacgacggctCCGGCGACGACGATGGCGACTTTGATGATGTGTTTGAATACTTCGAAAGAGGCAGCTCAGACGGTAACTCAAGATCTTTAGACTCTGTTCGTGTACGACTTGTATTTTCTCCTTCCCTAGATTGA
- the LOC120444829 gene encoding protein mahjong isoform X2 — protein MSEGSGSENANAAEAAAEAEAATEAALMAEAVAVAYQSDDEEQAEGDDTQEAEAEAGDNQEEDAAEQQDGGEQEAEEDADGDDAMSVENAENESDSGGNAEETAAADRRQATKKELTQIIDKWEQQQTQNGYDPVPTLRSLAEIFEREKDVYRRKDPDPLDSRHPYRADPSCQYGLLLKLLFRKDTFMGKLLNDYLRENYFSRQNVSRSSLELNILACRLILEIMPGMETSAVFQTAEGDGTINRIYSWAEDSIEPLQSYATGLLAEAMEVSDIAINFRDQNIRLVPKMIKRLHMLLAISKSATSDVNTSMHNLSADSSTTGMLSWVACASNASAPQSPQHNGSGMGASSSQHGDASNMSILFENSRDAFCVSRYYKRMYIPLHPATADTSQMLIMRFLTSLGEYQEFLAMAFENNVMQLIFGYLENLDRRDTCLAYEVLKYLASLLCHKKFALEFIAHGGLELLLKVPRPSLATTGVSIAIYYLAYCEDAMERICSMQRPLISELVRYALWILGRCHDSSKCHATMFFSLSFQFKVILDEFDAQDGLRKLYNVISVLKILDPSHNDSDNDSDINEDVECASRQMVRHVCVALKRYMEAHFFYKYNSFLCQTNAASPSPSSAHYFNQNPTVAAKLTFDQLHDQIRTLQEHTSIRAHWQPVDQLMKLGGITMLLRIIAFSYDWVNSGRSETVRAALDVLSVCCIIPRVYVVLCERLLMLDKTTTSGFCSVLGAAAGEITSDAEVIKSALAVLCHCVCSPIIRKDSGTSLIKFGTSSRKNKANHKYAEELIERVWESVCSNNGIVVLLSLMQTKGPITDADCIRGMACRALAGLARSDRVRQIVSKLPLFASGQLQTLMRDPILQEKRAEHVIFQKYALELLERVSGKTKPLNNPLDPSLSNMHKANVIAQTRIQYNKQQLYQLIFEHLESNGLSQTAQMLQREVGLPLQTPTTRSFHQSPFDYKSLPGGSSSVSRNRLRSRMQDVNAAIMGSGDLNKSFGEDFSPAGAGGSNAAEGVSIPNFGSLNTTQTPIKIRRTDRSSVSRSIQKQTLEPGGMLVGLPEDGQLHPKRITLNTIVTEYLTNQHSLCNNPVTTCPQFDLYEPHKCPDPKPSRLLSSNYNLTSRHARTQAGFNTSRFDRRYVHTHFSPWRSIRSADYEDLEFTCCDLVGKYIIVGTQQGDGRVFNMNDGVEQFFSNCHNFSVDAIKANRAGDLVITSSFWRTPTSILWSIADDEFKLKLRLPDVTYCEFSQTAQDRLLGTQNECATLFDINTGSKVASFTPTIPNLYTKNRATLCRTDELILSDGVLWDVRSGKEIHKFDKFNQCISGVFHPNCLEIIANTEVWDLRTFHLLQTVPVLDQRNCTFSPMHVIYGASLGADRDHDMETTTYDTSFNVLDAYDYSSIATIDVKRNINDLSVSANGSLIAVVEDYSGYESKQETYVKIYAVGVKKSERSEEEDDEEVPESDEDGSDTGSENTFAIGQNFMGFPLLRNLNGSDNDDDGDLDDDDDDGEPLDSDDDMDDDDGSGDDDGDFDDVFEYFERGSSDD, from the exons ATGTCTGAGGGCAGCGGTAGTGAGAATGCAAACGCAGCAGAGGCTGCGGCCGAGGCAGAGGCGGCGACTGAGGCGGCATTGATGGCCGAAGCGGTGGCTGTGGCCTACCAGAGCGACGACGAGGAGCAGGCAGAGGGCGACGACACgcaggaggcggaggcggaggcgggCGATAACCAGGAAGAGGACGCCGCTGAACAACAGGATGGGGGGGAACAAGAGGCCGAGGAAGACGCTGATGGTGACGACGCCATGAGCgtggaaaatgcggaaaacgAGAGCGATAGCGGTGGAAATGCGGAGGAAACCGCCGCCGCCGACCGTCGCCAGGCCACCAAGAAGGAGCTCACCCAGATCATCGACAAGTGGGAGCAACAGCAGACCCAAAATGGATACGATCCAGTACCCACTCTCAGGAG CCTGGCGGAGATCTTCGAGCGTGAGAAGGACGTGTATCGGCGCAAGGATCCGGATCCTTTGGACTCACGCCATCCATATAGAGCCGATCCCAGCTGTCAGTACGGATTGCTGCTCAAGCTGCTCTTTCGGAAGGATACCTTTATGGGCAAA CTCCTCAACGACTACCTGCGGGAGAACTATTTCAGTCGCCAGAATGTCAGTCGCAGCTCTTTGGAATTAAACATCCTGGCCTGCCGCCTTATCCTGGAGATAATGCCTGGAATGGAAACGTCAGCTGTATTTCAGACCGCCGAAGGGGATGGAACCATCAATCGCATATACTCTTGGGCGGAGGACAGCATTGAACCGCTTCAGAGCTATGCCACCGGTCTTTTAGCCGAAGCCATGGAAGTGAGCGACATTGCCATCAATTTTCGTGATCAGAATATTCGCTTGGTGCCCAAGATGATTAAGCGTCTGCACATGCTGCTGGCGATCAGCAAGAGCGCCACTTCGGATGTCAATACGTCGATGCATAATCTGTCGGCAGACAGCAGTACGACGGGGATGCTTAGCTGGGTGGCGTGCGCCAGTAATGCATCAGCTCCTCAATCCCCGCAGCACAATGGCAGTGGGATGGGAGCAAGTTCCTCGCAGCATGGAGACGCCTCTAATATGTCGATTCTTTTTGAGAACAGCAGAGATGCTTTTTGCGTATCTCGCTATTACAAAAGGATGTATATTCCTTTGCACCCGGCCACAGCGGATACCAGCCAAATGTTAATTATGCGCTTCCTGACCAGTCTTGGCGAATATCAAGAGTTCCTAGCCATGGCCTTCGAGAACAATGTGATGCAGCTAATTTTTGGATATCTGGAGAACTTGGATCGCAGGGACACCTGCTTGGCCTACGAAGTTTTAAAGTATCTGGCTTCCCTTCTTTGCCACAAGAAGTTTGCTTTAGAGTTTATTGCACACGGTGGACTGGAG CTTCTTTTAAAAGTGCCCCGCCCCAGTTTGGCGACCACTGGTGTGTCTATCGCCATCTACTACTTAGCATACTGTGAGGACGCCATGGAACGGATATGCAGTATGCAAAGACCACTTATTTCAGAACTGGTGCGCTATGCTCTTTGGATTCTGGGTCGTTGCCATGACTCCTCCAAGTGTCATGCCACTATGTTCTTCAGTCTGAGCTTCCAGTTTAAGGTCATATTGGATGAATTTGATGCCCAGGATGGGTTAAGAAAGCTGTACAATGTC ATATCCGTACTGAAGATTCTTGATCCGAGCCACAACGACAGCGACAACGATTCTGATATCAACGAAGACGTAGAATGTGCTTCCCGACAAATGGTGCGCCACGTCTGCGTAGCCCTCAAGCGGTATATGGAGGCCCATTTCTTCTACAAGTACAATAGCTTTCTGTGCCAGACAAATGCGGCATCACCGTCACCGTCTTCAGCCCACTATTTTAATCAGAATCCTACCGTTGCTGCTAAACTGACCTTCGACCAGTTGCACGATCAGATTCGTACGCTCCAGGAGCACACTTCTATCCGGGCACATTGGCAACCGGTGGATCAGCTGATGAAGCTAGGTGGAATTACCATGCTACTTAGGATCATCGCCTTCAGTTACGATTGGGTGAACAGTGGACGCTCCGAGACGGTGCGTGCGGCTCTGGACGTGCTCAGCGTTTGCTGTATTATCCCAAGAGTTTATGTTGTGCTCTGTGAGCGCCTGCTGATGCTAGACAAGACCACTACCTCCGGATTTTGCTCAGTTTTGGGCGCTGCTGCAGGAGAGATAACCTCGGATGCAGAGGTTATCAAATCGGCGTTGGCAGTGCTGTGCCACTGTGTTTGCTCTCCGATCATCCGCAAGGACAGCGGCACCAGCCTGATTAAGTTTGGAACGTCCTCCAGGAAGAATAAGGCCAACCACAAGTACGCCGAGGAGCTGATCGAACGTGTTTGGGAGTCGGTGTGCTCTAACAATGGCATTGTAGTTTTGTTATCGCTGATGCAAACAAAAGGGCCCATTACGGATGCGGACTGCATACGAGGCATGGCCTGTAGGGCCTTGGCGGGTCTTGCTCGCTCCGATCGGGTCAGACAGATCGTCAGCAAGCTTCCACTTTTCGCTAGCGGACAACTCCAGACACTGATGCGGGATCCCATACTCCAGGAGAAGCGCGCGGAACACGTAATCTTCCAAAAGTACGCATTAGAGTTGCTAGAACGAGTGTCGGGTAAGACGAAACCGCTGAACAATCCCTTGGACCCATCGCTGTCCAACATGCACAAGGCCAATGTAATCGCTCAGACGCGCATCCAGTACAACAAACAGCAGCTATATCAGCTTATCTTCGAACACCTGGAGAGCAATGGTCTCTCCCAGACAGCCCAAATGCTGCAACGAGAGGTGGGTCTTCCACTGCAGACTCCCACTACGCGGAGTTTCCATCAATCACCTTTCGACTACAAATCTCTTCCCGGTGGGAGTAGTTCGGTGTCCAGAAATCGTCTGCGAAGCCGCATGCAAGATGTGAACGCAGCGATAATGGGCAGTGGAGACTTGAACAAAAGTTTTGGTGAGGACTTCTCGCCCGCTGGAGCCGGTGGTAGCAATGCGGCCGAAGGAGTCAGTATACCAAATTTTGGCTCCCTTAACACAACGCAGACACCCATAAAAATAAGGAGAACGGATAGGAGTTCGGTCAGCCGCTCAATCCAGAAGCAGACATTGGAGCCTGGTGGCATGTTAGTTGGTCTTCCTGAAGATGGTCAACTGCACCCCAAGAGGATCACCCTAAATACAATCGTTACGGAATACCTCACCAACCAACACTCGCTGTGCAACAATCCAGTGACGACCTGCCCCCAGTTTGATTTGTACGAGCCGCACAAATGTCCAGATCCAAAGCCCAGTCGCTTATTGAGCTCGAATTACAACCTGACCAGCCGGCATGCTCGAACGCAAGCTGGATTTAATACCAGTCGCTTTGACCGTCGCTATGTACACACGCACTTTTCTCCATGGCGCAGTATTCGATCGGCGGACTACGAGGACCTGGAGTTTACCTGTTGCGATTTGGTGGGTAAATACATCATTGTGGGAACGCAGCAGGGCGACGGACGAGTGTTCAACATGAACGACGGCGTGGAGCAGTTCTTCTCCAACTGCCACAACTTTAGCGTGGATGCTATAAAGGCTAACCGAGCCGGAGATCTGGTCATCACATCTAGCTTCTGGCGCACACCTACCAGCATTCTGTGGTCCATTGCGGACGATGAGTTCAAGCTAAAATTGCGTCTTCCCGATGTCACCTACTGTGAGTTTAGTCAAACGGCGCAGGATCGTCTGCTGGGCACTCAGAATGAG TGCGCCACGCTTTTTGACATAAACACTGGTTCCAAGGTGGCATCGTTTACGCCTACCATACCTAATCTCTACACCAAAAACAGAGCAACTCTTTGCCGAACCGATGAGCTGATTTTGTCGG ATGGCGTTCTTTGGGATGTGCGTTCCGGAAAGGAGATCCACAAGTTCGACAAGTTTAATCAGTGCATATCAGGTGTCTTCCATCCAAACTGTCTGGAG ATCATCGCCAATACTGAGGTGTGGGACCTGCGCACCTTCCATTTGCTGCAGACAGTGCCGGTGCTGGACCAGCGCAACTGCACCTTCTCACCGATGCATGTGATCTACGGGGCTAGCTTGGGGGCGGATAGGGATCATGACATGGAGACGACCACCTACGATACCAGCTTCAACGTTCTGGACGCCTACGACTACTCGAGCATTGCGACCATTGACGTTAAACGCAACATAAACGATCTGAGCGTCAGCGCCAACGGGAGTCTGATCGCCGTGGTCGAAGACTACAGCGGCTACGAGTCCAAACAGGAGACCTACGTGAAGATCTATGCTGTGGGCGTTAAAAAGAGCGAGCGCTCGGAAGAG GAAGATGATGAGGAGGTGCCCGAATCTGATGAGGACGGTTCGGATACGGGCTCCGAGAACA CTTTTGCTATAGGTCAAAATTTCATGGGTTTTCCCCTGCTTCGTAACCTCAATGGCTCGGACAACGATGACGACGGAGACCTcgatgatgacgacgatgatggTGAGCCGCTGGACTCCGATGACGATatggacgacgacgacggctCCGGCGACGACGATGGCGACTTTGATGATGTGTTTGAATACTTCGAAAGAGGCAGCTCAGACG ATTGA